Within Sorghum bicolor cultivar BTx623 chromosome 2, Sorghum_bicolor_NCBIv3, whole genome shotgun sequence, the genomic segment CTCCAGCGCCTCTAGGGTTCTCTCTGTCTCCTTCCGGCATCAACGGCCGCTGGCGTCGACCTTCGCTGGAAGGCCGCTCCTGCTGACGGCTGTGCGGAGCTCCGGAGACCCTGGAGAAGTGGTATATTCTGCTTTCACTGAATTTTAATCAACGAGGGTTTACGGATTTTGTTTTTGGTTGCCTTGATTGGGGGACATTGTTCACAAACTCTTCTTTGAATTTCCCGATGAACTGAAGAACATACGTGCTGTGCGTTTGTATCTGTGTCTAGGATAGGTTGATTCACTCGATTGGATGTGGCGAATCCATTCTAGGCTGAAGCTGTTAGTATTGATGTGGCGAACAATCATAGTATAGGTTGTGCCTTTTGTGGGATGTGGATTTGGACAGTACGGTCTCCCCTGTTTGTCAGTTCAGGAATTGACAGCTGATGCCTTTAGGTTCAGACAGCAATGAGCACATAATACTCCCGGTTGCTACTTGCTAATCATTGGAGCTGATTTATGCGAGATTTATCAGTATGCCCTATGTTCTATACCTGCGCTCATATAGTGTGAAAAGATAGGGATCATTACTCATTAGAGTTGTGCTACTAAAAATGTGGTAGCTAATAGTTGGTGTggacttagggcctgtttagatcccTTCAAAATTCCAAAGGTTTTACAAGATTTccaatcacatcaaatcttgcggcacatgcatggagcattaaatatagtaaaaaataactaattgcacagtttgcctgtaaatcctgagacgaatcttttgaacctagttagtccatgattggacactgtttgccagtgtcaaaatccaaaaagttttttggatctaaacacgcCCTTACTAGTAATATGGACATGCATGTAGTGAAGCTATAAAAGGATTTTGCAGTGTGACGGGAGTTGAGTCACCCTGGTGCTTGATTGCCAAGGATCATTCTATGTAGGGAAAAGTGTGTCGCAACATGACACTAACCAAATATTTGCAGGCACGTCTGGAATGTGTGTTTCTTTTGTTCTTTATACATTTATGGCATCCTTGGTAAAAGCAAAGTTGATGGAgtacatgcttgtgtttgtgtaaACCTGTATGCGAGTTTAATAAACTGTAAACCATCTCACCTGTAAGAGCTTAATTAACGATTAAAAAAACTTGACAATAAGATATTGGTCTTTGTACATCTGAGTGATGTTATCTCAAACTTAGCTGCTCTGCGTTTTGTGGCTAGATCGGTGTGGTTAGTGGTGAAGGAACTGAGCAGACACCTGGAGGCTCCACTGGTATAGTTGTTGTGAGACATGATAGCTTTCTTCATCAGTTTGTATTTCTTCATAGATCAGATTTGATATTTCCTTTTGGTTCTGCACAGGTCCAAGAAAAGATGGAAAAGAGATGGCCAAAAGTTTCTCAACTAAAGAGTATTCACTAACTGTAAACCCAAACACCAATGATGAAATCTGCCATATCCTATCTAGATGTCATGGTATAATTTAATAAGGTCATGAATGTAGAAGCTTATTTTTTGAATTGGAAATTTTGTTGAGTGGAAGTAGATCTTGCTTGAAGAGGCAGAAGACCTCACAGAAGTCAATcctcttggaattattaatttaTCATGTTTGAAATAAATATTATCGATGTTTTTGTCAACTTATTATATTGAAATAAAGTTGGCCGAGAGAGCTATTGCTTTAGATGGAAGGTTGGAGTTAAGATCAAAGTTGTAATCTGAAAATAAGAATTATTAGTTAAATGACCACTCTGTATGGTTCTAGATCTATCTTGTTTATACTGACCACTAGGAAATTTGCAAGCCATTCTCATGAATAGTTACATTTGTCCTTGGAATGACATTAGCTTCGCCTTTTCAATTCTGTACTACAAGTGACATTATTGATCATATATTTCTACAACTGCCAGGTTGCTAGAAAAACTAAAGAGATATGGTGTTGCTGGGGTTCTGTCATATGGACTACTTAACACTGTCTACTATGTGACTGCATTTTTATTAGTCTGGTAAGAAATGTATGTATCTGCGAAATCTTAGGCTTAATACTACCTTGTCTGTAATATTTATCTACAGAAGAAACATTTTCTGTTTATAACTTCAAACTGTAAAATGGTTAGTGCTTTGATAATGATAAACAGGCTGCTGGATTCACTTAAGCAGCTGTTCAGGTGGTGAAGTTCCACTAAACAAAACAATTGAACAAGCATTATGAACATTTAGGTGGATAATGTATATCACAATGATCGGCTTTTCAGGTTTTATTTTGCGCCTGCTCCTGGTAGGATGGGTTATGGTGCAGCTGTTGAGAGGTAATGGCTGTaagttattttttctttttgcacATTACCTGTTTATACTGTAACATCTTTTTATGTACTAGAGCAGATTCGTTAAACTAATGGCAATGGTCTGGGCTGGCAGTCAAGTTACTAAGATTTTTCGAGCTGGAGGGTGAGTCAAATACCCAAGTACCCAACCTATAAACTCATTTGCTGGTTTGTAATTTgtttctcttatcagcatagtaAGTCTAGCTAGAAACAACTTTTCTTTTGCTGGTACATTGAGGAACATCCTGAAGTATATATATTCGTATTTCAAAAAATTGTGGATTACCAGTACAAATCCATTGATTTCTATTCTGAAATGTTACCGTTGTCTGTTATGGTGGATGCCAGGGCCCTTGCTCTGGCTCCTTTTGTTGAGAAAGGGCTGAGATGGTTCACAGTCAAGTTCAACTTCAAGTCAGAAGGGAAGGTAAAATACTAAAGCTTTGTTTATTTTTCCTAATGTGTATCTGTTCATATTTGAGCCAGAGTGGGTATAAACCTTCTTATTTGTCTTTACTCTTGCTACTATGCAGGCTTTTGCGGTGATTGTAGGGTTGTGCTTTGCAGTTGCTGCTCTCATGTTCTTTGGATTAACAATACTTTGGGCATAGAGCATCTGCTTTCCTTACGCATAGTTAGGAATCATGAAGAGATGCTGTGGAATAGAACCTTACTCCAATCAGTAATGCAGTGATCACACTCTACTAAAAAACCTCACCTAATATTTCAGTGTGGTTGTTCATAGCCTGCATGAATATGTATCTTCATTGTTAGTTAGTGATTGCAAACATCTTGAGTATACGTATCCCTGTAAGGTCCTGTTGGACCGTGTGCAGTCAtgagaaattttgcaaaacaaaacATGTTTGCTAGTGGAATTTTTCAATCCAAGCTTTGAGATCTGCTAGGAGTAACTTGTAATATTACATATTGAGCTAATCCAAAGATCGATTTCGAGCTCCACTTGATCTCCTCCCCAAATCtgaagtttttctttttctgtgattttcggagggttttttttttttgagatttttcattcatcggATTTCTCGAATTTCTGAAAGTCGAGGTTAATCTTGAGTCTTTTTGGTGGATCTCATGGGAA encodes:
- the LOC8081005 gene encoding uncharacterized protein LOC8081005, whose product is MALSPSPRPTSRLRSPPASPASCSFPVVSLRGLLSLSSASRVLSVSFRHQRPLASTFAGRPLLLTAVRSSGDPGEVIGVVSGEGTEQTPGGSTGPRKDGKEMAKSFSTKELLEKLKRYGVAGVLSYGLLNTVYYVTAFLLVWFYFAPAPGRMGYGAAVERFVKLMAMVWAGSQVTKIFRAGGALALAPFVEKGLRWFTVKFNFKSEGKAFAVIVGLCFAVAALMFFGLTILWA